A stretch of DNA from Malaclemys terrapin pileata isolate rMalTer1 chromosome 19, rMalTer1.hap1, whole genome shotgun sequence:
tctcacacacactctctctctctctctcactcacacacactctctctctctcacacacacacacacacacactctctctctcactcacacacacacacacacacactctctctcacacacactctctctctctcacacacacacacacacactctctctctctctctctctctctctcactgcggCCGCGTGTTCCCGCCGTGTGCCGCCCCAGCGCTGCAGAGCGCAGACCCCACCAACCCGACGAGaaaacccccaatgaccacagactctagtcaggtacgaaggcacctcggccaggttgattgcgaccctgacacaattgcagttccccgcagattacttagtctacggggcatactacgagaaagtgccgcTCGGCCacggactcagctcagtcagtggcgggactttccacggccccctcggctggacaaagacaGCCACTCAGGGGTGCGTTCTTAtccacagatacaaacaagttacacatcactcctgacgtattgaggtgcaacccctctacgcagcaaggtacaacccctctacgtagtaaggtgccgcctctcaccttgtacatgttggttcgatcgaaacaactctatccatcattttacccttttgcccctgtcctTGGggtgggtcggcctgttccatgttatctgtggactgttccagtagggttaccattcgtccggattcccccggacatgtccggcttttttcagttaaaaatagcgtccggggggaatttgtcaatgtccggacttcccccgccccccatgcagagcgtgcggggcttacagggcagccggccggatcgtgccactcacacaggctccggcagccagagcccttccttcacttccccctcctctcccctgcaacttgagaccactcccctcctctccctccctccccccgccctgcattcacagatcgccggctgtCGCCttggcctccggcagtctggagctccgaccctgctcccctcccccactgccgagCACGCTGcactgcagcacagtaagggggccgggggtcagagaagcggcagggaggttctggaggggggtagtcaagagacagggagcagggggagggttggatgggtcaggagttcgggggggggctgtctgggggtttttgggcagtcagagtacaggtggggggggtctcaggagggggcagttaggggacaaggcacagggaggcttaggtagggggtggggttctggagggcagttaggagcaggggtcccaggagggggcagtcaggggacaaggagcgaggggggtgtttgggagttctgggggggcgctgtcagggggcaggagtggggagagggatcggagcagtcaggggacagggagcagaggggtttagatgggttgggagttcgggggggggggctgtcagggggtggggagtggttggatggggcgtgggagttccaggggtctgtctgggggtaggggtgtggataagggttggggcagtcaggggacaggtagagggtagagtcctagggggccagttaggatgtggggaaggtctcaggagggggcagtcaggggacaaggagcagggaggcttaggtagggggtggagtcctggggggcagttaagggcaggggtcccaggagggggcagtcaggggacaaggcgtgggggggagggttgggggttctgagggggcaggaagtgggagggagtggaaggggcaggggcagggctagggcggggctcctcctgtcctcttttttgattgttgaaatatggtaaccctgtgTTCCAGTATTGGAGTGTTCTGtactttaactttgctaggtgaatatatatttatgcaacatcagcccttttccTGCCAATTTCTGTGAGCAGggtctgcctctggctcacagcttagctttgctttatgttagcaaagtcttgaccattactttagtttaggcctcaggcctcatactgggcctctgataccaaggtttatatctcagggcctcctcttactacattcGCCCACTTTTTGTCCTTTTAcggggaggatgtttacccatcgtcccggaaaagcataatgcatggactgaggataacccagtgggctaaacGCTGTTATGTGGTTACCTTCTTTTACCATCCATACACTTATGCCCCATCCGTCTgtttagtctgcacattccctcgtacgactggcagacagattttattatccaattattttttagtcccttatggtgggcctgggaatgttaggcccgggaccatgactgaggaatgtagtattatgattgagccttagaggcactcccaaataattaatatatatgaattatatggatatggcatatatatttgtagtgtggatgggcatatatgtatagtatgtatgtgtacatatgacaCCACCTTATATCCAAGCATAACCATGTTTTTCCAGTCTGGTGTTGTACTCTGGTCCTTTTACTTTGGTAACACAGATAGAAACACACTCCTATTAGGGCAATTCCAGTTATCACCTGTCTCATCATTAGTAGtaggctgagtgttttgaaatactggaTAGGGATTGTGATGGTATGTCCCACAGTGCTATGTATatgagaagaaaaacagaaatttaGAGTAGTGACACTACCACTGaggcctttatatataaatatattgtaattagttactacACTGTACTGTCCATTCATGTTATAGGTTACCCTTACTGCTAGTTGTCACCCTCTGGTTAGCTTCACCGGGCAGGAAATAGAAGGGGCTAGCTTCTCTGTTCCATTGGTTGCACGACTCTGCGATACACAAGTAGTTGACATAGATCCAGTTGTTTCTTATGGATGCTGTCTTccagataacctactgaatagacagtaaccaatttatcaAATAGTGCTGTCAGGATGTAGTATTGGTACCCAGACACtgaacaagattgttttgaataataTGTGCCTCAGTTAGGATGCAGTGTCACTGACCCAAATTATGACTGGTACTAACAGGCAATTTGTTTACCCAATTTCTAGTTACTgtgtaactttttgtttgtttaccactttgttttttccttgcctTCATGGTGTTTGCTGCTATTTGTTTGTTAATTTTTACCtgtgtgttggttaaacagtttagcaaggtTATGCACATTGTAAGTGTAGTTcaacaataatacaatacagCAATAAGACAACAGTACAACAATAATACAgtagtacagcaataatacagttgtTTTTACATAGTAACCAAGTTGAAATTAAATGATGGCTTATTCTGGTCCAGCTAGTGGTTTTTAGTTGATTGTTAACTTAATTGTCCATATATGGGAGATAGAAATGTGTTTAACCAGTCTCTTATTTATAAACCACATCATTTTTCTGTTCTTGATGCTTGGGGGTTTCTTCACTGTATACTGATATCATTTGGTATTTTTGTGGCATGATGTCTTTTGGTGTCTTTAGTCTGTGGGATGCAACTTAAACAACTTTTGTTAGTTAACAGAGtaaagtttttgttttggttttgttttcagtaaCCCAAACTTAATACACAGTTTAACTtagtttgtttacaatgtaataaGAACAAGGTAATAGGGACCGAGCCTTTTATAACACAAGCTATACTTTTGCTACTGTTGTAtagacattcattttcattttacgTGGGAAGGCAGGAATGGGCCCCCACTATGTATCCCACCAGCTGGCAGTGAGCAGGGGCTCCTGCACTCTTTCAAGAGGCCACATGCTGGTATTAACACCTGAATGAgatgtagaacagtggttctcaagcaggggtctATGGCCCCCCAGGGGAGGGGCATGAGCATGTTCTAGGTAGGGCCACCACACaatcactggggcccagggcagaaagctaaaGCCCCAGTACAGGGGATTGAAGGccaggccctgagccctgccagccaAGGCTGatgccgaagcctgagcaatgtagcttcatggaGGCCAGGgtcagttccaggcaccagcacagccagcatgtgcctggggcagcacataaAGAGCAGtattctgtccattcttggggtggcagaGTCCAGGCAGTTTTGTGGGCGGGGGCATGCTTCAGCAGTTCAGCTGGCAGTCTGAGCAGTTCTCCCCCCTGGTCTGCTTTGGCAGTTTGGGTGGCAGTAGTCCAACcggttttttgcttggggcagcaaaaatggtagagccagccctggtaggGGTCCCTGTAGCACAAGGCCCCAGATGATTGACCtgcttgctccccccccccactccagtccTGGCTTTCATGTGCAGAAAAGCTGTTACTATGACACAGGTGGCCCGTGGaggtttttatagcatattgagAACCCATGAAGTAGAAGGTAGTCCCCACCTCCCACAGCAGTTGGTTCAGTCAGACTTCGTTATGGTTCCTCTGCCGTTGGAACTCTGGCACGAGaagtagggaaaaaaataaagtgaaaacttGAGCTGGGTCCCTGGTCATGGGATCTGTATCAAACCAGCTGGCAAGCTCAGATGGGGGCAGGTTTTGAAGAATAGCTACTGTCCAGGAAGAGACAGCTCAGCTTTGGCCCTTCTCCAGATTGCTATTAAAAATCACAACTCAGAGAGGAAGCTATTCTTCAGCCCACCATTAAAATAACTAAGCAGCTGGACTTAAGAGATTAGTCCTTCAGCAAGTACGGTTTCTAAAAAGAGCgactttttaaaatacttcatagttcctgcaataaaaaaaagtctttgtttCCACCCTTACTTCAGTCAGTATTCCGAGATCTCTGCTCTATCCCAGCTAGAGGTAACATTTTGTACCCAAGAATCAGTGGCTCTCCATGGTTTGGGCACTACCGGTGAATGGAGCCAGCCTCTAACAGCCGCCTTCAAGTGGCACTAGACAGAACAATGCCTTTCCAATGGAATTTTGATCTCACACACCTTGAGCCTCCTAAGTTAGGTCCAGTAGAAAGCCTCTGAAGTAGTTCAGTAAATAAGTGGTTTTGGCTTAAACAAAAGCAGCTTTTATTGAAGACAAGTTAGGAGTCAAACATACAAACCTCACCCCTACATGGACCAGGGAATTGGTCACACAGCAAGGAAGGAAACAAGTGTCTTGTGCCATGACCATAGGGACACTTCTCCAGAAGTGCAGTGACCAGGGTTAAAGCTTCAGTCTTTAAATCAGTCTAGCAGGTCAAGGCTGTTCAGGTGGGTACAGTACAAGAGTTACCAGAGCAGTTCAGCCTGCAGGAGCCATCCAGACATGTCCCTCCaacttggagcagggaccatagCAACCCCTTTATCTGATGTAAACAGGCCCAACTCCACTGAATGGAATGTCTCACCTGCAACTCTCACCCATAAGAGTAGGTATTTTTACTGCTTTGGTTTTGGAATCCAATAGGAATAATCCCCACCCCCGTAGCTGTAGTTTTGGTAAATTGGAGTGTTTGCTAAAAGGTATTGTTCCCCATGTCCTGTTTCCTTCTCAGGGTTTGCAGAGGTTATTTGAACAGCAGAGCAAAAAACTTCCAAATATCTGTACATGTTGGAtaacagattttgttttgttaatataCTAGTTGAAATAGTCAAAGATCTAGACCAAGACATTGCCAACCAAGATTTAACTTCTGGCACTACTCTCATCTTTTAGTCCATGGTGTGTGTTACCATGGTAGTGTTCCCCCTTGCCCGTCTAGGAAGGAGCCGTTGTCTTTTTCGCTGAGATTAGCCAGAACTGAGAGGATACCTGGGATTGCTTCTTGTATCTGCAAGGGAGCCTAGGAGGATCAAGATTAAAAAATTAGGAGTATCCTTAGGAAAAGGCAAGCAATAGAATTCTACCTATGGGTATGCAAGAGCTTCCTTAATGTTGCACTTAATATAGTTTCCTAGCTAATGAGATGTGTTAAGGCAACTGGCTCTTCAAGACCTTCAGCAGTTACAATTAGTGGATTGCAAGAGTGAACTAGAGAGCCAGTATATTTTAAGGTGTTGAGATGCAAGGTTGgtcctccttaaaaaaaaaaaaataataaagagtgTCTGGATGTCACTAACCATGTCTCCTCCCATATCAGTTTGAATCCAGCCTGGGTGCAGAGAAATACAAAGGATTCCATCCACTTTCAAGTCTGCAGCAAGACACCTGGTGATCATATTCAGTGCAGTCTAGAAGAGTGAACATGGTATCAGTAGGTCAGTTTCACATACCAACTTTGAGGTCTGGAAGGAAGGCCACCCAATTAGTACCTTGCTTCCCCACTCGACGCATCAGGGAGCTGTAGAAAGGTCACATCCAGAAGATGTACTTCAGACACTGGACTTCAATCTCCTCTCTTAGAAGATGCCAATCAAGAGCGGGtcaaaagtcaatggagctattttggtgcaagtgagaggagaatgaagGGGCAATCTTTTGGTCAAGTTCTGATGGATCTGGAAGTGCAGTTTGACACTCACATGGAAGAGTCTTGTAAATATTCTTAGTTCAAAGGTTCCAAAAGGCTGTATCTATATATTCACAGCCCCCCATATAAATACAGCCTTTCAGAACCCTTGAACTAAGAATATTTACAAGACTGTTCCATCCAAGCATTTAAGaccaaaaagagaaagaaaaggtaatctcttcctttcccccccactccagcctaCAGGACAACTTGATGGAATTTAATGGAGCCACTTGGTTTGTGCAGTCATGGTTGTATTTGAGTGTCTGAAGAAACAGATGATGTTCTATTTAGTTCCTAAGCAGCAAGGTCCTAGAACCTTAGGAGTTGAGAAGGGTGTGTTGTTGCAGGAGGgcgaggaaggaggaggaagaatgtcTGCCATAAGGGACATGTGTCATTTAACCCAAGCAGCCAGGATTCTGTTAAATCCATCCTTGGCTAACAGAAACAAATACCAGATCACAGTCCCTGGATGTGTAGATGTTAAAAACCCACATTCACGTTGGCACTAATCACGGTGCGACTGCCACTCCTTGCAATCCATTTAATGTTTACCCTATTGACCACCTTGCTGAGGTTAGACAGAAGCCTTGCACTATGGCCAGTAGGTACATCATAGATCTAGGGAGATCCCCTAAGAATGCTGGGTGCATTTAGAAGGGACTATTGACAAGGCACTTACCTGGATTGTATAGTGGTTAGTTAAGGACAGCATGTTCTGTATTCCTGATAGATAAGTTTGTGGTAGAAGGTAGTCCTCCTTTCTGCACAAAGCTCCAACAGCTCTCTACTCTTATTTTATATTGACAAGCAAGTCTTTACCTAGTAAAGTCATCTTATACAGCATATAGAATGAACCCCTATTTCCAAGTTAGTTACCAGTTTAGGATCCCCTTTAGCTCAGAGCATTGCCTGGTTTCAATTGAGCACAGCTTTGGAAAACACCCACCTTTGCTATTCTATAGGGATAGACTTTGAGGAACATCTCATTTGCCTGGACCAGTTGCATGGAGGCAGCAACAGATGACATATTGATAATGGCTGCTCGGTGACAACCCATACCAGTGCTCAACTGGGCTGCCTTCCTCAGAAGGGGAAGAAAGGCCTGTAAGAGAAagttcatttcatttcaatttaaatTTCAGTCTCAGCCTGACCAAGACCAATTTGGGTTTAAACACTGTTCTATTAAGAGCCGAGCTCAATATAGCCATGACAACTGTATGCTACTATCTGACTTGCAGTGACATTAACACACTAGTAGACCCTCTACAGAGCTAGCTAATGATTTATGCTGACTTTAGAACCACCACAGACCTATCACCCACATGAAGCAAGCAGCTTCTCGatttaatcctttaattatttacAGACCGAGTCTGCTCAGGACCTGGCACTATGAACCCCTGAAGAGACATGAAGTATTCTTGTCACACAAGATGGAGATTTGCATACCACAGAAAGGCTAGAAGCTAGCTTTGAGGAGTCCACCATGTACTGTTCATTGCTCAAACCCGAGGGCACAGTCAAACTATGTGGGGTGTGACACCCCACATACTGGGCTAGGGTTGAGACTGGCCTACTTGCTGACTCTAAAAGCTCTTAAACTATTCTGGAGAGAGGTCAGTTAGACATTAGCCAGTGTAGCCTGACCCAAAATTGggtaaatataattgtaaatataTAGATATAAGTATAATTGTAACTTGAttaacaggttcttgtcccaagatcaggcccagtaagaTTATTGTAAAAATCATCATAATTTGGGAACCCTGATATGCAcaggtgcaacactcacactataggaatgCTTTCTATATATAAATATGATTTATGAATTATTTAGCAAAGATTAGAAACACAAACTTAAAgcagatagagataatacagaaagtacattTGGACATTCATCCTTATACCCTTATCTTTCATACTTAACCATTATCTTTATCACCTTCATAGTCCTCACCTTCCCCAGTAGCCATCATTCCGGCCCCTCCCATGATCTACATTTCTCCAACCTCTCTGCTGCCCCTGGGATGTTACTTTTAATAGTAGGTTACTGATGCTGCCATgaccaattagggtgaccagatgtcccaataaaaatcaggactgtcccaatatccAGCTGTCTGTCCCACATCCCAACAGATGTGTGGTCGGGACGTCATTTTTCCTGATATTTGGCTTCGGCAGCACTCCAGCTTTTTTTTGCGCTTCGGCGGcagtgtcccaatattttgttctggtcaccctatgaccAATGCATATTCAATAGAGGTCCTTATTTGTATTGCCTCCCCTTAAGGTGTCCGttttctataggttagtatatgtaTGATGTTACCCTATTAGCATACACGTTAATTTGCTGTCATGGCAGCTTTGCAGTTGGAGGTTCTGTCCAGAACTTTCCAGATGCTGGTGTCAGCTATGTTCTGTGGGTGGTGGAGGTCAGTATTCTGGACAAAATTCCCACTCTGGCATACCACTTTCAGTTCCCTAGAACTTAGGAGTTACCAGTACTTAAGTTTATCTATGCTAAGGGttataggcctcaagcctcacaCGATCTACTAAAGCCAAATCTTACAGGATGaaagcctgtaggttccttgcattactactaaatataataaagcagaacAAAGCAATGACTAATACAGGTAAGCTGGCCCACACCAGTGACCATGCAGTTAAGCATTAGCTTGTCTCTGGAAGTCTCACCAGGCTTGTACAATGTAAAAGGCATAGATGGGGCTCATGAAGACTTATATGGGCAGTACACAAAGTACAGAGCCTTTTTAGTCTCTTTCCCAAAGTAAACCCACGTCCCGGTCTTACCTTCGTGACCATCAACTGAGCGACTGTGTTGGTTTCATAAATGGTGAGCATGGTTTCAGCCGTGACTTCTTCCAGGGAAGCAACCACATTGATACCAGCATTGTTAATGAGGCAGTTCAGCCCTTTGTCTCCTAAGATCTCTTCCACTTCCTGGACTACTTTCTTTATGCTGTTTTCACAGACTACATCTGCCACAGAGAGGAAAGGAAACACCAGCAATGAAGTGGATTCTGTAGGACAGTGATAGTCTGTGTACCCAGTATGGGCTGCAAATGCAAAGCCAGTGCTTCAGGATGTGTAGGAAATACGCTTGGTGGAaatttaagtcccactgaaacaAGCATGGCCAGAACATTTAAGCAAGAGGAATGTTCTGTGGTCCATGTTGTCCCACGTGCCTTCCCTTTAAAGGAGGGAAATAAGGGCTTCCTCACCCCAGCCTGATGCACATCTGGTTGTGCCTGGCCTGTTCTCTTGCTTGACTTAGCTCAGTTTTTCCTTCatgcccagaaggggctgagtgCACCACAATTTCAGGTTTGTCGCATCAAAATCAGGGTATGAAGAGGCTGCATGATCTCAATCCAGCACCAGGACTGGTACAGTGTGATCCAATACAAGCtaaaggagagagaaggacctgagaGTTTGGGTGTCCCCCCTCCCAAGCCATTCCACATAGAGATGAGAGCCAGACAAAGTGTGGCTCCAAACTGAGGTTGAATGGAGTTTTGCCTCAGTCCCCCTCTAGTGAGGGACTGACAAttagttggggggtggggagggaaaagaagAGTTCTTTTCAATAGGCAGTAGTCAGGTGTCAACATTGATCTCTGAAACAGTGAGTTTCAGTTAAATGTATACCCCCTGTCACAGACAAGTCAAACCCTGAAAGCCAAGTATTAGCATGGAACATTTCTCAAACACTAGAAGGAACCAGACTGTCTCACAAGCGTTATAAGACATCTGTACAGTACCAGAGATCTGGGGAGCGGCTTTAAGTTATTAGTGAAGAGACGCAACTTCAGATCTTCCACTCCCATGTCTCAAAAGCAACCCAACCTGGCTCTGGTAGCACGTGCTCTCGTTTGTTACGAGGCCCTTTCACTCACCAAGCTGGAGTAGTTTGATGTTGCTATACTGCGTGCTGAGCTGCTGGAGTTcctagaaacagaaggaaaagctGAGTTGTGGTCTCGTCTGCCTGTGGTTACGGCTCAGTTTTCAGGAGTGCGGAGCACTCCGGTCTAGTTAGCTTCCAGAGGAGTGAGGTGCTGACCATCTCTGAGAAGTCAAGCTCTTACTGACTCACTTAGTAAAGCCACTAGCAGCCCCACACCATGAGGGCACCCTGCTTACATTCTCCATTGGGCTAGCATG
This window harbors:
- the LOC128826171 gene encoding C-factor-like isoform X1, which translates into the protein MAQQRCRSVLITGCSRGIGLGLARGLAAASPAPDWVIATCRYPEKAQELQQLSTQYSNIKLLQLDVVCENSIKKVVQEVEEILGDKGLNCLINNAGINVVASLEEVTAETMLTIYETNTVAQLMVTKAFLPLLRKAAQLSTGMGCHRAAIINMSSVAASMQLVQANEMFLKVYPYRIAKTALNMITRCLAADLKVDGILCISLHPGWIQTDMGGDMAPLQIQEAIPGILSVLANLSEKDNGSFLDGQGGTLPW
- the LOC128826171 gene encoding C-factor-like isoform X2, producing the protein MGISVLELQQLSTQYSNIKLLQLDVVCENSIKKVVQEVEEILGDKGLNCLINNAGINVVASLEEVTAETMLTIYETNTVAQLMVTKAFLPLLRKAAQLSTGMGCHRAAIINMSSVAASMQLVQANEMFLKVYPYRIAKTALNMITRCLAADLKVDGILCISLHPGWIQTDMGGDMAPLQIQEAIPGILSVLANLSEKDNGSFLDGQGGTLPW